From a single Eleginops maclovinus isolate JMC-PN-2008 ecotype Puerto Natales chromosome 18, JC_Emac_rtc_rv5, whole genome shotgun sequence genomic region:
- the her8.2 gene encoding hairy-related 8.2, translated as MTASSMAHNVGRHPSAKEERKMRKPLIERKRRERINNCLDQLKETVIGVFRLDQSKLEKADILEMTVKHLQNIQSSNDPTLGLEAQQKYSTGYIQCMHEVHNMLLTCEWMDKTLGSRLLNHLLKSLPRSKEERPLQPRNDAPLPGFPSSPLRGDPLRPTCHGMLEMWRPW; from the exons ATGACTGCTTCATCCATGGCGCACAACGTGGGGAGACATCCCAGTGccaaggaggagagaaag ATGAGGAAGCCGCTGATCgagaggaaaagaagagagaggataAACAACTGTTTGGATCAGCTCAAAGAAACTGTGATCGGAGTGTTCAGACTAGAT CAATCCAAACTGGAAAAAGCCGACATCCTGGAGATGACAGTGAAGCATCTGCAAAACATCCAGAGCAGCAACG aCCCCACATTAGGTCTGGAGGCTCAGCAGAAATACAGCACCGGCTACATCCAGTGTATGCACGAGGTCCACAACATGCTGCTCACCTGCGAGTGGATGGACAAAACTCTGGGCTCCCGCCTGCTCAACCACCTCCTGAAGTCGCTGCCCAGATCCAAGGAGGAGCGTCCCCTGCAACCCAGGAACGATGCTCCTCTCCCGGGGTTCCCCAGCTCCCCACTCAGAGGAGACCCCCTGAGGCCCACCTGCCATGGGATGCTGGAGATGTGGAGGCCCTGGTGA